From the Flavobacterium galactosidilyticum genome, one window contains:
- the dnaN gene encoding DNA polymerase III subunit beta, which produces MKFIISSSYLLKQLQVLGNVINSSNTLAILDNFLFDLDHKVLTVSASDLETTMSATLEIDSESKGSVAVPAKLLLEILKTFPEQPLTFTVEENSTIEISSNSGKYALAYAPGDEFPKSVNLDDPSVTLVPADVLATAISKTIFAAGNDDLRPVMSGVFFQFSPQGLIFVATDAHKLVKYARTDVTASQVADFIMPKKPLNILKNILGTSDAEVKIEYNDSNATFSFDNYVLMCRLIDGKYPNYEAVIPKENPNKLMIDRSQFLSSVRRVAIFSNKTTHQIRLKIAGAELNVSAEDIDYSNKAEERLTCDYQGDDMQIGYNSRFLTEMLTNLQSDMIMLEMSLPNRAGILTPVDGLEEGETVTMLVMPVMLNS; this is translated from the coding sequence ATGAAATTTATAATATCGAGTTCGTACTTATTAAAGCAATTACAAGTTTTAGGTAACGTTATTAACAGTAGCAACACTTTAGCTATTTTAGATAACTTTTTATTTGACTTAGATCACAAAGTATTAACCGTTTCTGCTTCTGATTTAGAGACTACTATGTCTGCTACTTTAGAAATTGACTCAGAAAGTAAAGGTAGTGTTGCTGTTCCTGCAAAATTACTTTTGGAAATCCTAAAAACTTTCCCTGAACAACCCTTAACATTCACAGTTGAAGAAAATAGCACTATAGAAATTAGTTCTAATTCTGGAAAATATGCGCTAGCGTATGCTCCCGGAGACGAATTTCCAAAATCAGTTAACTTAGACGATCCATCTGTAACGCTTGTGCCTGCTGATGTTTTAGCAACAGCGATAAGTAAAACTATATTTGCTGCTGGTAATGACGATTTACGCCCAGTGATGTCTGGAGTGTTCTTTCAATTTTCACCGCAAGGATTAATTTTTGTGGCTACTGACGCTCATAAATTAGTAAAATACGCAAGAACTGATGTAACAGCTTCTCAAGTTGCGGATTTTATTATGCCAAAAAAACCTTTGAATATCTTAAAGAATATTCTTGGAACTTCTGATGCTGAAGTTAAAATAGAATACAACGATTCAAATGCTACTTTCTCTTTTGACAACTACGTTTTAATGTGTCGTTTGATTGATGGAAAATATCCAAATTATGAAGCGGTAATTCCAAAAGAAAATCCAAATAAATTAATGATTGACCGTTCTCAGTTTTTGAGTTCTGTGCGTCGTGTAGCTATCTTCTCAAACAAGACTACACACCAAATTCGTTTAAAAATTGCAGGTGCTGAACTGAATGTTTCTGCTGAAGATATCGACTATTCTAATAAAGCGGAAGAAAGATTGACTTGTGATTATCAAGGGGATGACATGCAAATAGGCTATAATTCTCGTTTTTTGACTGAAATGTTGACTAACTTGCAATCAGACATGATTATGCTGGAAATGTCTTTACCAAACAGAGCTGGAATTCTAACTCCTGTAGACGGACTAGAAGAAGGCGAAACAGTTACTATGCTGGTAATGCCAGTAATGCTAAATAGCTAA
- a CDS encoding MutS-related protein, whose translation MEIYNAKKEGYLVQLNSINKKYNSISFLRLISIVLFFLSIYYYLKTSAIFYVWAAVLLFITFIVLMRIHSKLLFKKQVSQALHTINDDEIVYLERKKIPFENGIEFNDFHHPYAYDLDIFGGHSLFQNLNRTATYIGKKTLASKLLTLLPNDEILNNHAAVKELTEKLDWRQEYLAFAKISNDSQSNYETLLKWGLFNSAPLSKFLVFISYFSPILFLATLIAYVVTSNVTFVSVLSYLFVLNLVVLGMVTKRIQLEIANSSNIDKTIHQYSLLLKKIEEETFESEMLINLQKKLTFKKENASIHFKHLSSLFSNMDTIGNLVTAVLFNGTFLFNLHIFKSLLQWKKDHTEALEDWLQVIGEFEMLNSLANLSYNNPDFVYPKLNTNYEIEFTNLSHPLINETTRVGNDVRFYPESFMILTGSNMSGKSTFLRSLGINMVLIGMGAPVCASKANVHPLPVLVSMRLSDSLSDSESYFFAEIKRLKQIMDELETQPAFVLLDEILRGTNSDDKRNGTIEVVKKIISKKAIGAIATHDIEVCLTTSDYPNILTNKCFEVEIINDDLHFDYKLRDGICKNRSASFLMKKMGVI comes from the coding sequence ATGGAAATTTACAACGCGAAAAAAGAAGGTTATTTAGTGCAATTAAATAGTATTAACAAAAAGTATAATAGTATAAGTTTTTTGAGGCTTATTTCTATTGTACTTTTTTTTCTTTCAATATATTATTATCTTAAAACTTCTGCCATTTTTTATGTTTGGGCAGCAGTATTACTTTTCATAACTTTTATAGTTTTGATGCGAATTCATTCTAAATTGCTATTCAAAAAACAAGTTAGTCAAGCCTTGCATACGATCAATGACGATGAAATTGTGTACCTAGAAAGAAAAAAAATTCCTTTTGAAAACGGAATAGAATTCAACGATTTCCATCATCCTTATGCGTATGATTTAGACATTTTTGGGGGCCATTCTCTTTTTCAAAATTTGAATCGAACGGCAACTTATATTGGTAAAAAAACATTAGCGAGCAAGTTGCTTACTCTTCTGCCAAATGACGAAATTTTGAATAATCATGCTGCGGTCAAAGAGTTAACAGAGAAGTTAGATTGGCGTCAGGAGTATCTGGCTTTCGCCAAAATTAGTAATGACAGTCAATCCAATTATGAAACTTTACTGAAATGGGGTTTGTTTAACAGTGCGCCTTTGTCAAAGTTTTTGGTCTTTATTTCCTATTTTTCACCCATACTTTTCTTGGCAACGTTAATTGCCTACGTAGTAACTTCAAATGTTACTTTTGTGTCTGTTTTGTCTTATTTATTTGTTTTAAATTTAGTCGTATTGGGTATGGTTACAAAGCGTATTCAATTAGAAATTGCGAATTCTTCGAATATTGACAAAACAATTCATCAGTACAGTTTGTTGCTAAAGAAAATTGAAGAGGAAACTTTTGAATCTGAAATGCTTATCAATTTGCAAAAAAAGTTAACCTTCAAAAAAGAAAATGCAAGCATACATTTTAAACATTTATCTAGTTTATTTTCTAACATGGATACCATTGGTAATTTGGTAACCGCAGTTCTGTTCAACGGAACTTTTCTTTTTAATCTGCATATTTTTAAATCGTTGCTGCAATGGAAAAAGGATCATACCGAAGCACTGGAGGATTGGTTGCAAGTAATAGGAGAATTTGAAATGTTAAACAGCTTGGCTAATCTATCTTATAACAATCCTGATTTTGTATACCCAAAATTAAATACTAATTATGAAATTGAATTTACAAATCTAAGCCATCCTTTGATAAATGAAACTACTAGAGTAGGGAATGATGTACGTTTTTATCCCGAATCTTTTATGATTTTGACTGGTTCTAATATGTCGGGGAAAAGTACATTTTTGCGTAGTTTGGGTATCAATATGGTTTTGATAGGAATGGGAGCTCCAGTTTGCGCCAGTAAGGCAAATGTGCATCCGTTGCCAGTTTTAGTTTCGATGCGATTATCTGATTCATTATCTGATAGTGAATCGTACTTTTTTGCTGAAATCAAACGCTTAAAGCAGATTATGGACGAATTAGAAACCCAACCAGCCTTTGTATTATTAGATGAAATATTGCGAGGAACTAATTCTGATGATAAGCGAAACGGTACGATTGAGGTGGTAAAAAAAATAATAAGCAAGAAAGCTATAGGAGCAATTGCTACGCATGATATTGAGGTTTGCCTAACAACTAGTGATTATCCAAATATATTGACTAATAAATGCTTTGAGGTCGAAATTATTAATGATGATTTGCATTTTGACTATAAACTACGTGATGGGATTTGTAAAAATAGAAGTGCTTCTTTTTTAATGAAGAAAATGGGAGTGATTTAG
- a CDS encoding universal stress protein, with protein sequence MSKKILFPTDFSKAAKNAFIYALKLADSIHAEIVTVHFYQMPQANYINVSEYLGEIYDVNELSNFENYKQEVPTLRRIAEGNNLGHIKISHALILGDVVHEIKILAENKNFDFIVMGTKGATGLKDVLFGTIATKVMNEVSILTLLIPEDCEYKLIDRILFLTQYDLIEIEPFNTVLSFAQLFQSHVDCLRIVPNQDRIKNKCLEEWKALSVQKSVSFSTKVGNDIEGIILDSIKSIEANMLAMHVHHKNFVANLIDSSLSKKLALHINIPILAIH encoded by the coding sequence ATGTCTAAGAAAATACTTTTTCCTACTGACTTTTCTAAAGCTGCTAAGAATGCATTTATATATGCATTGAAATTGGCTGACTCTATTCATGCCGAAATAGTTACAGTACATTTCTACCAAATGCCGCAAGCTAATTATATCAATGTTTCAGAGTATTTAGGAGAAATATATGACGTTAATGAGCTTAGTAACTTTGAAAATTACAAACAGGAGGTTCCTACATTAAGACGAATTGCGGAAGGAAATAATTTAGGTCATATCAAAATTAGCCACGCCTTGATATTAGGCGATGTAGTTCATGAAATTAAAATACTTGCCGAAAATAAAAATTTCGATTTTATTGTCATGGGAACTAAAGGCGCAACTGGATTGAAAGATGTCTTATTTGGTACAATTGCTACCAAAGTAATGAATGAAGTAAGTATATTAACACTCTTGATTCCAGAGGATTGTGAATACAAATTAATTGATAGAATTCTATTTCTAACGCAGTATGATTTAATTGAAATAGAGCCGTTTAATACGGTCTTATCTTTTGCCCAATTATTTCAATCGCATGTTGATTGCTTAAGAATTGTACCTAATCAAGATCGAATAAAAAATAAATGTCTAGAAGAATGGAAGGCTTTATCAGTCCAGAAATCCGTATCTTTTTCTACTAAAGTAGGTAATGACATCGAAGGAATTATTTTAGATTCGATAAAGTCAATAGAAGCAAATATGCTTGCTATGCACGTGCATCACAAAAACTTTGTTGCAAACCTTATTGATAGTAGTCTTTCAAAAAAATTGGCACTTCACATTAATATCCCTATTTTAGCTATTCACTAG
- a CDS encoding universal stress protein has protein sequence MKKILFPTDFSDTATNAFVHALEFANKVNAEIILLHTFELPAVNDQYFPQNYADIYQSIELAQFDMFKNEIPKLRAIAEERKLDKIKMAHRLMDGDLLHNIKQAIKEENIDFVVMGTAGSTGWESFFLGTNAGSVISGINVPMLCVPIDAKFKKIEIMGFTTRFRPKDKIALKMVLKIAKKSKAKVKCLYVKTSSSDVSPQTIKSWEEEYANEPVDFYVVESDDVEAVILDFIMYKEIDLLTMLTYKRGFFDRILNPSLTKKIAINNEIPILAIPIE, from the coding sequence ATGAAAAAAATATTATTTCCCACCGATTTTTCAGACACGGCAACTAATGCGTTTGTACATGCTTTAGAATTTGCAAATAAAGTAAATGCTGAAATTATTTTGTTACATACTTTTGAGCTTCCGGCGGTTAACGACCAATATTTTCCTCAGAATTATGCCGATATTTATCAGTCGATAGAGTTAGCTCAATTTGATATGTTTAAAAATGAAATTCCAAAGCTCCGAGCGATTGCTGAGGAGCGCAAATTGGATAAAATAAAAATGGCGCATAGGCTTATGGATGGCGATTTGCTTCATAATATTAAACAGGCTATTAAGGAAGAAAATATTGATTTTGTTGTAATGGGCACAGCGGGGTCAACAGGTTGGGAATCCTTTTTTTTAGGAACAAATGCAGGGTCTGTTATATCAGGGATTAATGTTCCTATGTTGTGCGTTCCTATAGATGCAAAGTTCAAAAAAATAGAAATTATGGGATTCACCACGCGATTCCGACCTAAAGATAAAATAGCATTAAAAATGGTCTTGAAGATCGCTAAGAAAAGCAAGGCTAAAGTGAAATGTCTGTACGTAAAAACAAGCAGTTCTGATGTTAGCCCGCAAACTATAAAAAGTTGGGAGGAGGAGTATGCTAATGAGCCCGTAGACTTTTATGTTGTAGAAAGTGATGATGTCGAGGCCGTTATTTTAGATTTTATTATGTACAAAGAAATTGATTTATTAACTATGCTTACTTATAAAAGAGGTTTCTTTGATCGTATTTTGAATCCAAGTTTGACTAAAAAGATAGCTATAAACAATGAGATTCCAATTTTAGCAATTCCTATAGAGTAA
- the mnmE gene encoding tRNA uridine-5-carboxymethylaminomethyl(34) synthesis GTPase MnmE: MIPNDSIVALATPSGAGAIAIIRISGQDAIAIGNSVFKSIKNKELTTQKTHTLHLGHIMDGSKTLDEVLVSLFKGPNSYTGENTIEISCHGSTYIQQQIIQLLLRKGCRMADPGEFTLRAFLNGKLDLSQAEAVADLISSDNEASHQIAMQQMRGGFSNEIAKLREELLNFASLIELELDFAEEDVEFADRAQFHELLNRIEFVLKRLIDSFAVGNVIKNGIPVAIVGEPNVGKSTLLNALLNEERAIVSEIAGTTRDTIEDELVIGGIGFRFIDTAGIRETQDIVESIGIRKTFEKIEQAQVVIYLSPLTPKGGTLDSENIKQVQLEIEKIKNQFPLKPLIIIGNKKDLYSEEQILNLQTQIPNILLISAKQNIGVDNLKNKLLSFVNTGALRNNETIITNTRHYDSLLKALDEIQKVKNGLENNLSSDLMALDIKEALYQFGTITGQVSNDELLGNIFANFCIGK; the protein is encoded by the coding sequence ATGATACCCAATGATTCCATAGTAGCACTTGCAACTCCTTCAGGAGCGGGAGCTATTGCCATAATTCGTATTTCTGGCCAAGATGCCATTGCTATAGGAAACTCTGTTTTTAAGTCGATTAAAAATAAGGAATTAACCACTCAAAAAACACATACCTTACATTTAGGACACATAATGGATGGTTCCAAGACTCTAGACGAAGTCTTAGTATCACTATTTAAAGGTCCAAATTCCTACACAGGCGAAAACACGATCGAAATTTCGTGTCATGGTTCTACCTACATTCAGCAGCAAATTATTCAGCTATTACTTAGGAAAGGCTGTCGAATGGCAGATCCAGGTGAATTTACACTAAGGGCATTCCTAAACGGAAAACTAGATTTATCACAAGCAGAAGCTGTAGCTGATTTGATTTCGTCCGACAATGAAGCCTCACACCAAATCGCTATGCAGCAAATGCGTGGCGGTTTCTCTAATGAAATAGCCAAATTACGAGAAGAGCTATTAAATTTCGCTTCTTTAATAGAACTCGAACTCGATTTTGCCGAAGAAGATGTAGAATTTGCCGATAGAGCTCAATTTCATGAATTATTAAACCGAATCGAATTTGTTCTAAAAAGATTGATAGATTCCTTTGCAGTAGGAAACGTAATAAAAAATGGAATTCCTGTTGCAATTGTTGGGGAACCAAATGTAGGGAAATCAACGCTTTTGAATGCGTTACTAAACGAAGAACGCGCGATAGTATCTGAAATTGCTGGAACTACCCGTGACACCATCGAAGACGAATTGGTTATTGGCGGCATAGGATTCAGATTTATAGATACTGCCGGAATTCGCGAAACTCAAGATATAGTAGAAAGCATAGGAATTCGAAAAACTTTTGAAAAAATCGAGCAAGCTCAAGTAGTGATCTATTTGAGTCCCTTAACTCCAAAAGGAGGAACACTAGACAGTGAAAATATAAAACAAGTACAGCTGGAAATTGAAAAAATAAAAAATCAATTCCCGTTGAAACCTTTAATTATTATTGGCAACAAAAAGGATTTATATTCAGAGGAACAAATCCTAAATCTGCAAACTCAAATCCCAAATATCTTATTAATATCTGCTAAACAAAATATTGGTGTCGATAATTTAAAAAATAAATTATTATCCTTTGTCAATACAGGCGCATTGAGAAATAATGAGACAATAATAACAAATACAAGACATTACGATTCATTACTAAAAGCATTAGATGAAATACAAAAAGTAAAAAACGGATTAGAAAACAACCTTTCTAGTGATTTAATGGCGCTTGATATTAAGGAAGCTTTGTATCAATTTGGGACGATTACAGGACAAGTTTCTAACGATGAATTGTTAGGTAATATTTTTGCCAACTTCTGCATCGGGAAATAA
- a CDS encoding virulence RhuM family protein yields MMEEQNVIIYNTIDGKSSVALMTKDGAAWMNQNQLAELFDTSKQNVGQHIASILEDKELEDKSVVKNYFTTASDGKNYSVTFYSLAMILAIGFRVRSKRGTQFRQWANQNLQEYMIKGFVMDDERLKNPNGRVDHFDELLARIRDIRASEKRFYQKVRDLFSLSNDYDKTDKATQMFFAEAQNKILFAVTEKTAAEIVVSRANPNDPNMALTSWKGSVVRKQDIYIAKNYLTPDEIDTLNRFVVVFLETAELRAKNRQDITMDFWKTNIDRIIEFNDKKVLDHKGEVSHAQMEEKVYAIYEKFNTQRKKLDAQKADAQDLEELKQLEDKLKNKRN; encoded by the coding sequence ATGATGGAAGAACAAAATGTCATCATATACAATACGATAGATGGAAAATCTTCGGTCGCACTTATGACCAAAGATGGTGCCGCTTGGATGAATCAAAATCAGCTTGCCGAACTTTTTGACACCTCTAAACAAAATGTAGGCCAACATATCGCAAGTATACTGGAAGACAAAGAATTAGAGGATAAATCAGTTGTAAAGAATTACTTTACAACTGCCTCAGATGGCAAAAATTATTCCGTTACTTTCTATTCGCTTGCAATGATTTTGGCCATTGGTTTTAGAGTGCGAAGTAAAAGAGGTACTCAGTTTAGACAATGGGCAAACCAAAACCTTCAAGAATATATGATTAAAGGTTTTGTGATGGATGATGAACGACTGAAAAACCCTAATGGCAGAGTTGATCATTTTGATGAATTACTGGCGCGAATTCGGGACATTCGAGCTTCTGAAAAACGATTTTATCAAAAAGTGCGTGATTTATTTTCATTGAGTAATGATTATGATAAAACCGACAAAGCAACCCAAATGTTTTTTGCCGAAGCTCAAAATAAAATTCTATTCGCTGTTACCGAAAAAACAGCTGCCGAAATTGTAGTTTCTCGTGCCAATCCAAACGATCCTAATATGGCATTAACGTCTTGGAAAGGTTCCGTGGTGCGGAAACAAGATATTTATATTGCAAAAAACTATTTGACTCCTGATGAAATAGATACCTTAAATCGTTTTGTTGTGGTATTTCTAGAAACTGCCGAATTAAGAGCAAAAAACCGACAAGATATTACAATGGATTTTTGGAAAACCAATATAGATCGGATTATTGAATTTAATGATAAAAAAGTGTTAGACCATAAAGGAGAAGTAAGTCACGCCCAAATGGAAGAAAAAGTGTATGCCATTTACGAAAAGTTCAATACACAACGAAAAAAACTTGATGCTCAAAAAGCCGATGCACAAGATTTAGAAGAGCTAAAGCAATTGGAAGATAAATTAAAAAACAAACGCAACTAA
- the gldG gene encoding gliding motility-associated ABC transporter substrate-binding protein GldG, with protein MKTAKKNNIKSVAIIIAVLLLLNFIGSSLFHRFDLTSDKRYTLSATSLNIIKQVENPLYIKVYMQGNLPAEFKRLQQETRQLLEEFQAYNKNIIFEFVNPLENKDESMDQIKDLYRKGLTPVNITVDDKGKQSQEMVFPWAIAVYNNKEVNIPLLKNIMGASTTQKVIGSVQHLEYSIAEGLNKITKAKQKKIAIIKGNGELKEIVMAKFLMQIRESYFIGPFTLDSVAKNPMGSLQALEKYDLAVIAKPTETFSDEEKQVLDQFIINGGKTLWLIDQVSAEMDSLYNSSGSTLAYPRDLNLNDMFFKYGIRINPDIVKDEQGSPIKLATGEAGSATQYQQFNWKFAPQVYPKSSHPIVKNLGGIKFDFANPIDTLKNGIKKTALLQSSPYSKKIGTPAEINLNSVSEETEPSDYVNKGNLPLSVLLEGSFHSMFENRVLPFEQKSFKASGKANKMIVISDGDLIKNQLDKNFQPVELGYDQRSGNLYDNKDFLINCVNYLLDDNGLINIRSKDLNLPLLDKEKVYANYTQTQLITIGLPIVILLLFGAVFTFIRKRKYSK; from the coding sequence ATGAAGACAGCTAAAAAAAACAATATAAAATCAGTTGCAATCATAATTGCTGTTTTACTACTTTTAAATTTTATAGGCAGTTCCCTCTTTCATCGTTTTGACTTAACAAGTGATAAAAGATATACACTTTCTGCTACTTCCTTGAACATTATCAAACAGGTAGAAAACCCTTTGTACATAAAGGTTTATATGCAAGGAAACCTTCCTGCTGAATTCAAGCGTTTGCAACAAGAAACCAGGCAATTACTTGAAGAATTTCAAGCGTATAACAAAAACATAATTTTCGAATTTGTAAATCCATTGGAAAACAAAGACGAAAGTATGGATCAGATAAAAGATTTGTATCGCAAAGGTCTAACTCCCGTTAACATAACGGTTGATGACAAAGGGAAACAATCACAGGAAATGGTTTTCCCTTGGGCAATTGCCGTTTACAACAACAAGGAAGTTAATATTCCCCTACTAAAAAACATAATGGGTGCTTCAACTACTCAAAAAGTGATTGGTTCAGTGCAACATCTCGAATATTCTATAGCTGAAGGTTTGAATAAAATTACTAAAGCCAAGCAAAAGAAAATTGCAATCATTAAAGGAAATGGTGAATTAAAGGAAATTGTAATGGCTAAATTCCTAATGCAAATTCGCGAAAGTTATTTCATAGGACCATTTACATTAGATTCAGTAGCTAAAAATCCGATGGGGAGTTTGCAAGCTTTAGAGAAATACGATCTAGCTGTTATTGCTAAACCTACCGAAACTTTTTCGGATGAAGAGAAACAAGTTTTAGACCAATTTATCATTAATGGAGGAAAAACGTTATGGTTGATTGACCAAGTTTCCGCAGAGATGGATAGTTTATACAACTCGTCAGGAAGTACATTAGCTTATCCTCGAGATTTGAATTTGAACGATATGTTTTTTAAATATGGTATCCGAATCAATCCAGATATTGTAAAAGATGAACAAGGAAGTCCAATAAAATTAGCTACTGGTGAAGCTGGAAGCGCTACTCAATACCAGCAATTCAATTGGAAATTTGCACCGCAGGTATATCCTAAAAGTTCGCATCCTATTGTGAAGAATTTAGGTGGAATAAAATTTGATTTTGCCAATCCTATCGATACTTTGAAAAACGGAATTAAAAAGACCGCTTTGCTTCAATCATCGCCTTATTCGAAAAAAATAGGTACGCCGGCAGAAATAAACCTGAATAGTGTTTCAGAAGAAACAGAGCCCAGTGATTACGTAAATAAAGGAAATCTTCCACTTTCTGTTTTACTCGAAGGTTCGTTTCATTCTATGTTTGAAAACAGGGTTTTACCTTTCGAACAAAAATCATTTAAAGCGTCTGGAAAAGCTAATAAAATGATTGTCATCTCTGATGGTGATTTGATAAAAAATCAATTAGATAAAAACTTTCAACCGGTTGAATTGGGCTACGACCAACGTTCCGGCAACTTGTATGACAATAAAGATTTTTTGATAAATTGCGTTAATTATCTGCTGGACGACAACGGACTTATTAACATTCGAAGTAAAGATTTAAATTTACCTTTATTGGATAAAGAAAAAGTTTACGCAAACTATACGCAAACGCAACTCATAACTATCGGACTACCAATAGTGATTTTACTACTTTTTGGTGCTGTTTTTACATTTATTAGAAAAAGAAAATACAGTAAATAG
- a CDS encoding type I restriction-modification system subunit M: MAAEQKQKLEQQLWNIANTLRGKMDADDFRDYILGFIFYKYLSTKMDLYANTILQPDGLTFQEIEGHAEEAALLEEIKQLALDKLGYFLLPSELFSELARRGNAGGKNNFILGDLSKVLTHIEQSTMGSESEEDFGNLFSDLDLTSHKLGKSEADKNELIVKVLVHLDEIDFDLENTDSDVLGDAYEYLIGQFASGAGKKAGEFYTPQQVSSILAQLVTVGKEQLKSVYDPTCGSGSLLLRVAKEVKDVSAFYGQEMNPTTYNLCRMNMIMHDVHYKRFDIKNEDTLERPQHYDLRFEAIVANPPFSANWSASPLFMNDDRFSAYGKLAPSSKADFAFVQHMVHQLADNGTMAIVLPHGVLFRGGAEGHIREYLIKEKNYLDAVIGLPANIFYGTSIPTCILVLKKDRNQDTERSRSILFIDASQHFEKVKTQNTLRKEDIDKIIDVYKNRSEEAKYSHLANLTEVATNDYNLNIPRYVDTFEEEDAIDLKAITSELRELATLAKTTDATIADFCTELGIETPF; encoded by the coding sequence ATGGCAGCCGAACAAAAACAAAAATTAGAACAACAACTTTGGAATATTGCCAACACCCTACGTGGGAAAATGGATGCTGACGATTTTAGAGATTACATATTAGGTTTTATCTTCTACAAATACCTAAGTACAAAAATGGACTTGTATGCCAACACCATCCTACAACCAGACGGTTTAACTTTTCAGGAAATTGAAGGACATGCTGAAGAAGCTGCCTTATTAGAAGAAATCAAACAATTAGCTTTAGACAAACTCGGTTACTTTTTACTGCCGTCTGAACTGTTTTCCGAATTGGCACGAAGAGGAAATGCAGGCGGAAAAAACAATTTTATCCTGGGCGATTTATCCAAAGTACTCACGCATATTGAGCAAAGTACGATGGGTTCAGAAAGTGAAGAAGATTTTGGGAATCTGTTTTCTGACTTGGATTTAACTTCTCATAAACTAGGAAAATCAGAAGCGGATAAAAACGAACTGATTGTAAAGGTTTTGGTTCATTTGGACGAAATCGACTTTGATTTAGAAAATACCGATAGCGATGTGCTTGGCGATGCTTACGAATATTTAATTGGGCAATTTGCCAGTGGAGCAGGCAAGAAAGCAGGTGAATTTTATACGCCACAACAAGTCAGTAGCATATTGGCGCAACTGGTAACGGTGGGCAAAGAACAACTCAAAAGCGTTTACGATCCGACTTGTGGTTCAGGCTCGCTATTGTTGCGTGTGGCTAAGGAAGTAAAAGACGTAAGTGCTTTTTACGGACAGGAAATGAATCCTACTACGTACAACTTGTGCCGTATGAACATGATTATGCACGATGTGCACTACAAACGTTTTGATATTAAGAACGAAGATACGCTGGAACGCCCACAACATTACGATTTGCGTTTTGAAGCCATAGTAGCTAATCCGCCATTTTCGGCAAACTGGAGTGCGAGTCCTTTGTTTATGAATGACGACCGATTTTCGGCTTACGGAAAATTGGCGCCAAGTAGCAAAGCCGATTTTGCTTTTGTGCAACACATGGTGCATCAATTGGCTGATAACGGAACGATGGCAATTGTACTTCCGCACGGGGTTTTGTTTCGTGGCGGTGCCGAAGGTCATATTCGTGAGTATTTAATCAAAGAGAAAAATTATTTGGATGCCGTGATCGGCTTGCCTGCCAATATATTTTATGGAACGAGTATTCCGACTTGTATTTTGGTGTTGAAGAAAGACCGAAACCAGGATACTGAGCGAAGTCGAAGTATTTTGTTTATCGATGCTAGCCAACATTTCGAAAAGGTAAAAACTCAAAATACGCTTCGCAAAGAAGATATTGATAAGATTATTGACGTTTATAAAAACCGAAGCGAAGAAGCGAAATACAGCCATTTGGCGAATTTAACTGAAGTAGCAACCAATGATTACAACCTGAACATCCCTCGTTATGTAGATACGTTTGAAGAAGAAGATGCGATTGATTTAAAAGCGATAACTTCTGAATTGAGAGAATTAGCAACTCTTGCTAAAACGACCGATGCGACGATTGCGGATTTTTGTACCGAATTAGGAATTGAAACACCGTTTTAA